The DNA segment ATCACCGATATGGCCTGGAAACGCATTAAGCATCCGAGCGAGATTGTGAATGTTGGCGACGAGATCCAGGTAAAAGTCTTGAAGTTCGACCGCGATCGCAGTCGTGTCTCTTTGGGATTGAAGCAGCTGGGCGAAGACCCCTGGGTATCTATCAAGCAGCGCTACCCGGAAAACAGCCGCGTCAAAGCAGTTGTTACCAACCTGACCGACTACGGCTGTTTTGCCGAACTGGAAGAGGGGGTTGAGGGCCTGGTGCACGTTTCCGAAATGGATTGGACCAACAAGAATATTCACCCGTCCAAAGTTGTCCAGGTGGGCGACGAGGTAGAGGTGATGATTCTCGATATCGATGAGGAGCGTCGACGCATTTCCCTGGGTATCAAGCAGTGCCAGGAAAATCCATGGGATGCTTTTGCGCGTAAATTTGCCAAGGGCGATAAAATCTCCGGCAAGATCAAGTCCATCACCGATTTTGGTATCTTTATCGGCCTCGATGGCAGCATTGACGGCCTGGTTCATTTATCCGATATCTCCTGGAATGAAGCGGGAGAGGAAGCGGTTCGCAAATTCAAGAAGGGCGACGAGATCGAGACTGTGATTCTGGGTATCGATTCCGAACGCGAGCGTATCTCCCTGGGCATCAAGCAGTTGGAATCGGATCCGTTCTCCGACTTTGTTGCGACCAGCGACCGTGGGAGTTTTGTCACCGGCACGATTAAAGAGGTGGATGCCAAGCAGGCCGTTGTTTCCCTGGCGGATGAGGTTGAAGGTATTCTGCGGGCCTCCGAAATCAGCCGCGACAAGGTTGAGGATGCGCGCAATGTCCTGAAAGAAGGCGAGGAAATTACGGCTAAAATCACCAGTGTGGATCGCAAGAACCGTGTGATCAGCCTGTCTATCAAAGCCAAGGATCAGGATGAAGAAAAACAGGCCATTAAGGATCACAGCAAAAAGCAGTCCGAACAAGTGCAGCCGGCCACGATCGGTGACTTGATCAAGGCACAGATGAGCAACAAGGACTAGTATTTTCTTGACTGTTCAGTCAGTACGCCAAAGGGTTTATTTGGCGTGTTCCGAGAGCCGGACTGGGGTTGCCCAGTCCGGCTTTGTATTAGATGATTGCCGGGCTACGCCAGAATAATCAATAACTTGCAGAGGTTATCGAGCGCATGACCAAATCTGAATTGATCGAAAGGATTGCGTTGAGATTGGATCAGCTGCCAGTGAAAGATGTAGAATTGGCGGTGAGGGTACTGCTGGATACCATGTCCGACGCACTTTCCCAGGGAGAGCGCATCGAAATTCGGGGTTTTGGTAGTTTTTCCCTGCACTACCGGGGGCCCCGTACCGGGAGGAACCCCAAGACTGGAGATGCGGTAGCACTATCCGGCAAATATGTGCCCCACTTTAAACCGGGAAAAGAACTGCGCGACAGAGTTAATCGCAGTATGCACGGAGAGACGGGGTTCGAAGTATGATTACACTGCACGGCTGGGTTGATAGTCGGCTTTCGCTGGTGACCCTATCATCTGCCCCGAAAGCCTAAGGCCCAGGTTGGTAAACCCTCTTGGCGGAACTCGGAGGTTCCCTTGTCATTTTTGCACTGGTTGGTGCATATTGCCTATGGCTTGTTGGCCCTGGTGTGTGTGGCCTTCGGCATTTATTTTGCTGTGGAAAACCCCCAGGTTATTGCACCGGTGATTGCAGGTAATACCCTGTATTCAGGCAGTGTGGGGGTGTGGCTCATCAGCACTTTGCTGCTGGGGGTTCTGTTGGGCTTCCTGGCCAGTTTACTCCCTATGTATTCCCAGCGCCGCCGTGTACGCGGACTGAACAAGCAGCTCAAGAAGCTGGAGCGTGAGCTGCACGCTGCGCACCAAAAGGTTTCCGGAGATTGAATTGCCTGATTTTACCTACTTCTTTTTCCTGCTGGCAGCGATTGCTATCGGCTGGGTATTAGGGCGAGGTAGCTCCAGGAAGAAACCTGACTGTAGCGAACAGGAGGAGTCCCTGGCCCGCTCCTATGCCCAGGGGCTCAATTATCTCCTGAGCG comes from the Microbulbifer sp. MI-G genome and includes:
- the rpsA gene encoding 30S ribosomal protein S1 codes for the protein MSESFAELFEESLKSVEMAPGAIVTGVVIDVDKDWVTVHAGLKSEGVIPAAQFINDRGEIELQVGDEVQVALEAVEDGFGETRLSREKAKRAEAWKILDAAHAADEVVKGVISGKVKGGFTVDVANIRAFLPGSLVDVRPVRDTAHLEGKELEFKVIKLDAKRNNVVVSRRAVMEAATSEEREALLASLQEGMSIKGIVKNLTDYGAFVDLGGIDGLLHITDMAWKRIKHPSEIVNVGDEIQVKVLKFDRDRSRVSLGLKQLGEDPWVSIKQRYPENSRVKAVVTNLTDYGCFAELEEGVEGLVHVSEMDWTNKNIHPSKVVQVGDEVEVMILDIDEERRRISLGIKQCQENPWDAFARKFAKGDKISGKIKSITDFGIFIGLDGSIDGLVHLSDISWNEAGEEAVRKFKKGDEIETVILGIDSERERISLGIKQLESDPFSDFVATSDRGSFVTGTIKEVDAKQAVVSLADEVEGILRASEISRDKVEDARNVLKEGEEITAKITSVDRKNRVISLSIKAKDQDEEKQAIKDHSKKQSEQVQPATIGDLIKAQMSNKD
- the ihfB gene encoding integration host factor subunit beta: MTKSELIERIALRLDQLPVKDVELAVRVLLDTMSDALSQGERIEIRGFGSFSLHYRGPRTGRNPKTGDAVALSGKYVPHFKPGKELRDRVNRSMHGETGFEV
- a CDS encoding lipopolysaccharide assembly protein LapA domain-containing protein translates to MSFLHWLVHIAYGLLALVCVAFGIYFAVENPQVIAPVIAGNTLYSGSVGVWLISTLLLGVLLGFLASLLPMYSQRRRVRGLNKQLKKLERELHAAHQKVSGD